A segment of the Gemmatimonadaceae bacterium genome:
GCTGGCGTTTTGACGTGAGCGGCGACGAGAGGAACTGCTGATTCCATCCGAAATGGCGCCCGAGCAAACTCAAAAGCGTCGTCTTACCGCAACCGTTGGGGCCCGTTAGCACCACAAGGCGGTCAGACAGATCTAGCGCGACGCTTTCGAACTGGCGCCAGCGACTGAGTTTCAGATGTGTGAAGTAGGTCATAGGTCAGTCACGTTGCCATTCCACTGATGAACCAAGCAAACGGGCTCTCCACTTGCCGACTTCAAGCAACAGCATGAGGTGTCGCCAATCCATTGGCCTTCGTAACCGCGTCCACGAGACGAGTCGAGTTCTTGGTGAGAATTCAGCTCGCGCCCGCCATCCACCTACGTCTGCTGACCACGCAACGGAATGCGGAGTCAACACGACGCGCCCACTGATCTCAATACTCCATCACCACGGCCGCGCCCACACCCCTCATGGCCTCCCGCCAAGGCAAGAACTCGAGAGAGATCAGCACAGAAATCCCAACCACCCCCGCCCCACACCGCATCGCCAACCTTCGCGTCGCCGCCGCTGTCCCTCCCGTCGCCACCACATCATCCACAATCAACACCAGCGACTTCGAATCCAACGCGTCGGAATGGATCTCCACCACATCCTCCCCATACTCCAACGCATACCGCTCCGAGATCCGAGCAGAGGGAAGCTTCCCAGCCTTCCGCACCGGCACCAACGCCGCGCCTAGCTCCAAAGCGATAGGAGCCCCAAACAGAAACCCCCGGCTCTCAATCGCCAGCACGTGCGTGACGCCCTTCCCACGCCAAGGCGCCGCCATCGCCTTCACCACATCCGCGAACAAGACAGGATCCAACAAAACAGGCGTGATGTCCTTAAACACCACGCCCGGCTTGGGAAAATCCGGCACATCCCGTATCGCCGCCCTGAGCCGCGCCTCCAGCCCCACCGAGCCCGCGTCCGTCATCAACATTCCTCCGCGCCAGGGACCCCGCAACCCATCCTAGGGCACCCTGCCCTAGGCCCGCAATCAAGACTCGAAGCCATGCCGCCCAATCAACGGCACAAACCGCATCGCATCGAGCGTCGTCTCCTCAAACTCCGCGTCTGAAGTCCGCCGCACCCGAACCAACTTCTGCACCTCACGGTCCCCAATCGGA
Coding sequences within it:
- a CDS encoding adenine phosphoribosyltransferase, producing the protein MGLEARLRAAIRDVPDFPKPGVVFKDITPVLLDPVLFADVVKAMAAPWRGKGVTHVLAIESRGFLFGAPIALELGAALVPVRKAGKLPSARISERYALEYGEDVVEIHSDALDSKSLVLIVDDVVATGGTAAATRRLAMRCGAGVVGISVLISLEFLPWREAMRGVGAAVVMEY